ATGGCCCGAGCTGCACAAAGCCCGCCGGTCCAGAGGTTTAAGTCAGACGCAAGTGAAATCAACTCTGTCGCCCCAGCCCACCCCAAACGGGCCATGAATACGACCTTCGTGCAGCACGGTCACTCTCATCTGCTAAATTGAAGTGGCAGCAGCTTACCCCCCCCCTCTCGCTCGCACCTTTAGGGAGCGTCAACAAAATGACAATCCCAACACGATCAAACGCTTCCTCCTGATTGGAGTGTTTGAAACGTCCTAATGAACTGCGCGGCCATTGCACGTTTCTCTTTGGGACTCGGTGCAAGATCATGAATGAATTACCATATTGATGATGTGCTTTTCCCTCTTGGGAATCGGATCAGGAATCTTTGCCCCGGCTTCCCCTGTGACTCCTCCGACATCTATTAAGCTGCTTTTATAGACGGAACCATTAaccctctcacacacacgcacgccccGAGGCCAACTGGATCCACTCCTGTGAACCGCTCGCCCCACATTGTCCCGCCCGCCTGACCCCGTGTCGGCCATGTTGCTGTCCATAGAAATGTCACGTCTGTCCTCTTGTTGTTTTTGCAGTCGACTTTTTGGCAAAGTTCTGCATCTTCAGTCCGGAGAAGCTGGAAGAGTACAAGAGAGCCTTTGAAGAGGTACGTTGGAGAGAAAAAATCtggcaaaagtattgggacaccccTACTGGAATGTTGCACGCGTGTTTGCAGGAAGACTCGGACGGCGACGGTTACATCTCGTGCGTTCAAGTGGTGGACGCCCTCAAGGGAATCGTCCCGGCTGAACTTCTCTCCGAAGAGGAGGAGATTTACGTTTACAGGGTTTCATACATTTTTCCATGTTTTATGGCAGATTTTGGAGGAAACATTTTTATGGGTCTGGAAGTTAGAATCATAGCTTTGCTAATGTTTGTTAGCCTGCCAATGGCGTTTCCCATCCTATGTTAGCGTTATGCTAGCAGAGTGGCGTTAGACTTAATGTGTTTCAAGATCAAATTTCTTTTCTTGTAGATCCTGGCCCTGGTGGACTTCCGCGTGACAGACGGCCTGGTGGACGTGAGACTTTTTGCCGTCGTCGCCAGCCTGGCGCAAAAGATCGCCGCCATGGAGTGAGTGGCTCACCCCGCCATAAATAATCATTCATTTTCTCAACTCATTGTCACGGTTCGTCCAATCACCTTGGTGGAGGTAATAAGTGCAAACTGTTGTGGGCtggaaaagtgaagaaaaaaaaataaatcatgtgtGCCGTCCTTGTGCTGCTCCCCGTGTGCGCTTGCGCAACATTCCCACACACAGCGCCGTCTACTTGCCCTGGGGGTCTTTGCGGCCTCCGAGCCGACAGGGGTCAAGGCCCGCCGCCAGTGCCCGGCCCACCGCCATGAGGGCTCGCTCTCAGACGGTCACGAGATTTACGACCGTCTCGTTGGCACGTCCCGGGTTGGGAAGATCGGCGTGACGCGAGGCCGCGTGCGGAGATGAGCGCCCATGATAGCGggcaggagggaggggggagaacAATAGGATCCTTCTGCCGACAGACCTGGTCTGGTCCGGCTTGGCCCGGTCCCGATCCTCTTACCTGTGGCTAATCCCGCCGCCCTCTAATCCCGCTTTACGTGCGAGCTGCAACTGTACTTCCACAATCGGCCTTTTCTTTCAGGCTCGCCGCCCTTTGAAAGCTGAGCGGGCGGGCGTCTCCAATTTGCATCGATTGTCCAAAAACGTTAAGAGGGCAGCAGAGCCACAAAAATCTTTCTGTTTGCTAAACTTCACCGAGCCCAAGTGGAGTCACATGACCCAAGTTGTCATCGGTACTGCCAAAATTCAAATTAGGCCACGAAAATTGGGGGGATTGCAAAAGTGACAAGTCTGCTGTGCTAGCCTAGCGGGAGGCCCGGGAAGGAAAATGGGTTAGGTTGCTCCTAACACACATGACCCCGAAGCCCCCCCCTACCCCAACTCACCCCCCAGCTTGGTTTGCGTGAGCCATTGTCACACCAGCGTCGTCAGCACACGCTCGCGTTTGGACCTCTAAGCAAGTGCAATTAATGATCATTAGCTACCCTGTCCCGGCTCATCCACGTCACGCCCCGCCTCTTGCTCCCCCACATGGCAGCCAATCACGGCGCAGGAGCGCTGAAGCATAGCGCACTTGCTGGCCCACGTCCGGCCAGGAGGGGCTtctttgggaattttgggaaaagttttttttaagtaaaatctgcaaaatattaggaattgtacttttctttatttcattttttttattgtttatattgtttttttttttttttttaacttcatatCATAATAAACATTGGGTGCAtcccagacattttttttttcacctactTCCCCATTGTTTCGAACTGTCCCGCCAAACCTACTTTTTGGTGTCACCCCCTTCCTCCCCTCGCACCCCAACAAGAGTTCcccgactcccccccccccctttcccaaaGCAGTTGTAGCCGTTATTGTGgcgggatgtgtgtgtgtgcccgcgcATTGTTTGGCGGGCAGGCCGTGCTGAGCAACCACAATGAACTCACAACCCTTTACCATCACCTCCCTCCCTAAAAGTGAGCTGTTGTCCTTTTCTCTTTGCCAGTGACTTCATGAGGTCGCTGGTCACCAGCATGGACTTTCGCTCTCTCCAAGTCCGACTCTTCAAAGTCAAGGTAACGCTCGCCCGACATTGGCCCATCCTTCTCCGCCGCACAATACCTTGACTCAGCAAATTAGGTCAGGAATTTAGGTCGGGGCCCAAACAGTGAGTCGCCTATTGCGGCCGCAAAGATGCACGACTGAAAAAAAGAGGACGCAATAAACAAGCTTCCCCGAGCGGGAGAAACCCGGCCTCTGCTTTTCCCCTTTAACAGATTAGTGCAGCCTTAATCTCATTAAAGAGCTCGCCTTGTCATCGCCACCCGCACCGGCGCTCGCACCCACACCGGCGCACGCACCCGCATCTGTCCAGCCGGCTCGCAGGTAGCTTGGCAGCTTTGCAGTGGCCGAGCTGTCAGAGATAGCGTTGTTATCCTGCAGGCTTtacagggggggtgggggggattggCTAATTGCCAAGGTGGGGATTAGTTGCACCcactgccccccaccccctcccactaactccccccctcccctcccctctcctagCAATTATTCTCCAGCCTGCATTAAGTGTGCAAACAGGTGCACTTCAACAAGAGCACAAACAAGCTGAGGTAATCTGACGCCCGGCGGACCGGCACGCTCACACCTACATaactacaaacacacacatatgccaACCACTTAACGTTTCATATATGTGCGGAATAATACATCTCGTGGTATTCAAGAATTGGCGTCATAAAATCCATTCAATTGGGTAGttgattaaaagattaaaagtcAAAATCCATTTGTGTGTTGGCTTTGTGTTGACCCGACCTGACGCCGGATCGGAACGTCAACCCTAATGCAGTGCCCACTTTGCAGCAGCTTTTCCTCTTCCTGCTGGACGAGCACGGGAcagaggcgggcgggcggcgagCTCTCATCAGCGGCGAGCAGCTGGCGCTGGAGCTGAAGGCGGGCGGCATGGGGCCGGCGCCGGAGCTCCGCACGCTCGCCCCTCTCGACCTGCTGGACTTCCTGGCCTACCTGCCGCTCTTCATGCGCATCCACACCTCGGTCGTGGACAACCCGCTGCGCGACGCCACGCAACTGGCGTCAGGTAGGCCCGATGCAAACGGAATCCAGAATTGTGTCCTCAAACAGTAAGTGAAGGTTGCTGTCTCTGGTGCTGAAATGTCAACCTTGTTCCATTGAGTCTGTGTAAAGCTCCCCTAAAATTGGACTCATTTAAACGGGCAATATATTCCCGCCCCGACGCAAAATCAAACGTGGCGGGCGAAGCAACAATCCGTCTGCAATGAATAATTTGCCCAATCAGAGGCGAGACGGCGCCATTGTTGTCCAGCGGACACGGCCGAGCTCGCCTGCCGGACCCCTAATGTACTCTGACAGACCACAGCGCGGGAATATCGCAGCCAAAAGTCTCAATAACTTTTTTCCCTCTTGATGACATTGAGCAGACATATTGGCTtgaataaacgaaacaacagaTTTGATTCAGTCATGCTCATGTTCTGCTTGAGTAAAACTCAAATGAAACCAAGCGCTTGTTTCTGGCGGGAATTTGGACGGCCAGTGACTCGCGTGGCAGGACGCTGCGTGTCAGCAGGCACACGCCAAAAGcctcccgccccctccctcaccTGTCAAACTTGGTTTGGGCTCAAACAAAccacagagcaaaaaaaaaggcccttTTCATTCCACTCCAGAACGTCCACCTAAACGTCTTTTGGATGCATcgatgaaaaacattttttaaatctattATGTGTcaaatgttccccccccccccaaattgcACAAACAGTAAGAGTCAGTATCAAATCATTTATTGTTGCACTATAGAAAATATGCTTCTTCTTCATATTAAGctgataataacaataataataatggtttCCAACATGGTGCTGGCTTGTTTGGACACTAGCTGCATGATAAGTTTTGATCAAGTTTAAATAAGACACGTCGGTGGTGCGTTCAGGGAAAGGATTCATAAGACACGTGACATATATATAGAATTATGTaagcaaaatatatatacaaaaaaagGATGCGTACCAAAAAAAAGTCTATAAATCTCTTTACATAGAAAAATAGTTGATatatttccaaaaaaaaaaaaaaacagtatcaGAGCACTTGAGATGATTTCCTACGACTTGGAAGCTGTTGTGACAAAGGCTGATTGGATTTAGCATAGTTTCTTCTTCGTTCCTgtgaaataatgttttttttttttgcgtgtggtCCGCGGTCCCCCCAAAGTCTGTGTGCGTCCCCTCTCGGCGTCCTTCTTTTGCAACTGTTGCATGGGCGCTTCTTGACTCTCGGACtggaggcttttttttcttttcttttcctgtgCGGGAAGAAAAGGGGAGGTTGGTTCTAATTCCAAGGAGGAGAATCGGTCGAGGCGAGACGCGTAATGGGCCGGAGACTTACCCGCGTGCGTAGGAGCTCAGAACCAGTTGGTGAAGTCGAGGAGTTCCTGCTCCTCCGGGCTGAGGGGGTCGTACGACACCTCGTCCGACGAGTAGGAGGACACGGGCGAGCCGGCCATGGAGTTCATATCAGCCGTCGCGTAGCCGTGCGCCTGCAAACCGGGCGACGACGCTTGCAGGACGCCCGCCTGGAAGGCAGCACTGACCGCGTCGTGCTCGTCCAGCAGCTGCTGCAGCGCGCGGATGTACTCGACGGCCGAGCGGAGGGTCTCCACCTTGCTCATCTTCTTGTTGGCGGCGCCGTTGGGGACGTGCTCGCGGAGGGTGGCGAAGCCGTTGTTGACCAGCTTGACGCGGTTGCGCTCGCGCTCGTTGCGACGCGCCACCGCGTGCGGTTGCTGCAGGGGCAGCGAGTAGCCGAAAGCCGCGAAGTTCAGCCGACGCTTGCAGCGGAGGAGCTCCGGGGACGACGAGCGGGGCCGCTTGGCGGACGCGGTCCCCGCGGCCTTTCCGCTCGGGCTCAACGGGATGCTCTGCGCGCTGAATAAGCAAGCGGCCGGAGCGAGCTCCATGGTGTGCcaccccccccacaaaaaaattgcAATTGAAAATCAAGTCAAGTAAGAAAATCTGAGGGttgaaaaaaacgttttttcccCTCCCAAAGTTTTGAAGTGGCAACAAAACGCTTGTAAACAAAGAAAGTTGGGAGAAAATActaatgggggaaaaaatatataaaaaaatactaaGCCCCCCAAAAATCCCTTTCTTTTAATTAATTACAAGTGTCTTGCGGATGCCGGTCACGTGGTTGGAGGCGTGCGTCTCTATCTGCCTGTTTGCGCGTGCGAGGTGCGTGCGTGTTGCTGTGCGAGTGGAGTGTGAGCCGCAGACAAGAGACGGCCGCTTTTCAACGGCCGTTGACGGCCTGCCGGCCGCGTGGCCACACCTTGGCTCCGCCCAGCGCGCCGGTGCGATGCGCGCGCCTGACGCGTGCCACTTGGAGCACTAAACAAACACCCTGTCActctgcgtctgtgtgtgtgtgtgtgtgtgttttagggagggggggggggggggaagttgcaaagaaaaaaaacacaagttcaGTCAAGTCGACAAAGTTCCTATTTAAGTTGAGCTGAACTGGTTGCAAAAAGACAAACGGGAAAAAATACGATGCATGAATTGAAATTCATTCgaattgttttcttctttttctccagAGTGAAGAGTTGCATCTTCTGCTGATGCTGCAAGGTTCCACTTTGATTGAAGCGGATCATCGTCCGGATGGAAAAAGGCGAGggggccgggcgggcgggcggaatCGTCTTTGTGTGCAATTGGCTCCACTTGATAGTGTTACAGTAGCGTCCAGCAGGCGCTTTGGGAGAGTGCGGCATAATAAGACTTGTCAGTCAGGCTGGAACAAAACACAGCAAAGTGtaccccgcccccctccccccttctgcCCCTTGCACCTCTGTCCCCCTCCCTTTCCTACTCCCTCCTTTATTCCCGTCCCTGCGTCCTGAAGAGGGATTGTAATAAATTGTGCAATTTTCTGCATTGGCCGTGGCATTCAAAATCAAGCGTGCATTGAGTGAGACCCCCACTCTCTCGCTCCACCAGTACTTTCCTTTATTTGAGCCCACCCCCCAGCCCTCTTTCCCCCCAGGCCTGCCTGTGTGTTTGGCCCAGCAAGGGAGTTTGGAAAGGAGCGTGGGTTCTATTCAGAGCCTGGCCACGTCCGGCCTGTGTGAAACCAATCCAGGCGCTCTCAGCCGCTCGCCCCGCAGTCCAATTAGCGCTTTGTGAGGACTTGCGGTGCACTCGTCCGCCCGCGGGCCCGCGGGGGCTTCCCGTGCGCCTTAATGAAGGACGTGACATCTGGGTGCCCTTCCGAACAAACACCTTGAAGGTCTCACTCGGTGTCTGGCTCACTCCAAAGAacacaaaaatgtatttccatcataaatgaataaaaatgaatgactAATCAAACATACTGCGTCGAAAAGTCATTTGCGAATAAATCCCCAAATTAAATTGAAgtgattttttccccccgttcATCACTAGAGGGAGCCACACACCATTGCAATTTGACAATCATCGTCGTTGATGATCTATCCGTTTTCTATTCACATTGTCCCTATTTTGGCAAGGCACGTATGTTATCTACTCGTCCGTCATTTTTCTTCATGTTGTTTCAAAGTAAATAGAAAGTCCACATATATGGATGGACTTCCACAGTCTCCCCTGGAGTTTGTGTTACGTCATCAAAATTAATTGATGACATCACTTGTCACATTTGAATATAAGCCCAAAGTCCTTCACTCAATAACAATTCATAAAACGTTGCTTTCGCTATTTGTATGACCTTGCTCATCTCTTTGGAGTcgctgtcataaaaaaaaaaagttagcaaACAACTCCCTCCTGTGGACAGAAATGTCATTGCAAGACAATTCGCGATTTGGTTTTAATTGTCCATTCTGGTTTGCCGTACTGTGCCCAGTCCTGACTACTACGGTGCAGGACTAAGCACAATAAGTTCAATTTTCCTTTTTGCAGAAACACACATTCTCTGTTTAAATGATAAATGATGGCTTTCGGTTGTCATGCGATCGTGGCAAGATAACGAGTCCCTCCCTCACGTCGATACTGCTAGATGGAACGAGTGAAATGTGTTTCTCATTTGCACTTGATATTATTCGGAGCACTTTTGTCATGGAGATTTCATTTGAAGGCAAACGCGCTCTGCTCACCGGGGCAGGAAAAGGTAAACACAATAGactgctattattattattatatttttttattataattattattttgcgcCATATATTGAGACTTGCTCCATTTCGACCATgttgcgcttatttattgatttattcactgctcttattcattcattgtatgtggcttcttgtttttgctttttgtattgtttacttttgGTAGTGTATTGTACATAGAGGTCGTCTGGTCAaggatgaaaaaagaaaaattgacatggtcattttacgctgggttaaatacaagtgaatgggggcactgccatcttgcggtagcCTGGCGTCATTACATGAATGGCTTTATTTAAGGATAGTCAAAAGCCTGTATGTTTAATATCGTACGACGTACGTGTTTATTTAATTCTGCTTATGTACAATTAAATACTCACATGTTTAAGTTCTAATAACCATGTTGTAACTAAACTAAAATCATATTGTCATTAAAGAAAGAGCAATgatgaaatggaaatggacatggtcattttacgctgggttacatacaagtgaatgggggcactgccatcttgcggtagGGTAGCGTCATTACATAAACCACTTTATTGACGATagtcaaaagcccatttaatatattaatttaattaatatatcATTAATTCATACTATATTAAttacattattatattatatgaataattgcaatatagtaatttaatggaaataataatatataattattattatattatatatatatatatatataatttatataatgaTTTATAGTGGTAATTTCTGTATAGATTTTATTGTAATTactattagtattagtattatatattattattttcgatagtcaaaagcccatttaatatattaatttaattaatatatcATTAATTTATACTATATATTAATTACATtactatattatattaattaaattatatgaataattgcaatatagtaatttaatgaaaataattatatataattattattataatatatatatatatatatatatatatataatttatataatgaTTTATAGTGGTAATTTCTGTATAGATTTTATTGTAATTACTGttagtattagtattatatattattattttcatcaaatattattatattatcattttaattaatattGGGCTTTTGACTATATCCTTAATAAAGCCATTCATGTAATGACACTAACTTACCAcgagatggcagtgcccccattcacttgtatgtaacccagcgtaaaatgaccATTTCCATTTCATCATTGCTCTTTCTTTAATGACAATATGATTTTAGTTCAGTTACAATATGGTTATTAGAACTTAAACATATGAGTATTTAattgtacatttaaaatatcatcacataagcagaattaaataaatacgtacGTCGTACGATATTAAACATACAGGCTTTGACTGTAGTTTATGAAGCGGTTCGTGTAATGACGGCAACctaccgcaagatggcagtgcccccattcacttgtatgtaacccagcgtaaaacGAACAtgtcaatttttgtttttcatctttGGCCAGACGTCCTCTATTTTGAGTACACTACCTAACAAAAACCGCCGACTTcccttgccaaaatggcagaaAGGTTTATAACTTTACCCGGTGTTCGGGAGACaatggttcgagccccacacgaAGCGGACTTTGAGCTAAAGTTTGCATAGTGTGAGACTCGAACTCGGTTCTCCCGAACATAAGGCAAAAGCGTTAGCCATTACACCAGTTGGTGTTCTGTATTAGCATGGTGATTTGGTAATTTTATCCAGTTCACGTCACGTATGCtatgaatacataaaaaaactTTGAAAATTTCAACGGCAAAATGGCTGAACGGTTCACGACTTGGGTCGGTGTTCAGCAGCCTCGAGTTCGAGACTTGCTCTTTGCAGCTTTTGCAAATTAAATAGAGCGACATATAAGAATCGAACCCGCCGCTCCCAAACTCAAGGCAAAAGCTAGAACCATTCGGCCATCCAAGATCTTATTTGCAATGGTCAAATGTTTGTAATTGAAGGTTATCCTGAACCTTTCCTGAAGATAGCTTCATGATCTGGGATGATACAAAGAATTCATTTGTCAACATGCAACGGACAATGGTCGAGGGGTTAACACCATTGCCTCCGAAAATTGCAGTTCTGGTTCGAGCCCCGAACCCTCCAACGATTTACCTTTGCCGTTTTTCTCTCGTGtttgaaaggtttttttttctttttttccttctttttataATGACGTCATCACAAAAAGAGTATAAAAGACGTCAAGAACACGAAGCTCATTTCGCACTCACCACTGACGGCGAGAGCCACGTTGCTCTGGTCCACCTGCTGCGGCGCCCGTACAACAGCTTTTAAAAGTGACAACTTTTGTTAAACCTTTCGAAACTAACTGCTTTTGCTCTCTTTCAGCGTCTAGTTGCACTTTGGGCGTGCTTCCATCATGCAAGCTCAAAGGTTTGCAGAAGCTAGCGTTAGCAGCTAACATCTTCAACGACCACCAAAACGCATTTGTTCGGCGTCCACAAACAATTGAAGCATGGAACGGTGGTAAGTACATGTACATTTTGAAAAGTGAAGCACGCACCGTGTGGAAAGATGACTAACATGATTTGCACAAACATTTAATTTTCTTCTTTCTGTCTGCAGGTGCAAACCTTCAAAACGAGCATGCATGGCCGACTGACTTTGAGTTTTAAAGTAAACTCTTTCAATCGACTGCTTCTAATTGTCTTCTCATTTCTGTCCCCAGGCAGGCCTGCATCTGGAACCGAGGGAACAGGTTGActgcaaaatggcaaaaatatttttattaacaaggcatcttgtcaaattgactaaagcaaacatttgttctttttcttttgtctgcaggGTCCAAAATGGCCACCTTGCAGTCCTCTCATGGATTCATGAGACACTTGCAGGTCTACTCTTGCTCAATTTGCATGTTAGGCGGAGAATGGTTGTAACCTTACCGTGTCTTTCAGAGCAGCGAGCTGTGGTTGCAGAGACGTCCGGTGCTGCCCTCCATTCCTCACTGGTGAAACACGCACGCGTCCAAACGTTTGACACATGTCAAACATTTCACCATGTTCTTCCTCCTTTTGTCCACTAGGTGGGACCAAAGGACCTGTTTCTATAGCATGGTGAAGATCTACACGGTTTTAATCTTGTGGCATCATCAACCTCTTGTCCAGGTGACTATAAACTTGGCATTGTTTAAAAGCACTTACCCGCCCCCCTCTTCCTGCAGAGACCTTTCCAGTAAGGATGCAGTTGGAACATCTGCTACCTGCTGGCCAAAGACGAAAGCCCTCCAAAACCATGCAGAGGTACCTCAAAGTTGTCTCCATTTTCAGAGttgacacacaaataaaatgtacGAAATGGCAGCTTGATTGGTTAGTGTTGTGTGCAGGTGTCCATCCTGGAGAATTTTTACAACAGTTCAGAAACTCTGCCTGTGCACCAGCGACTGGCTGCTTCCACTCGACAGTAAGAAACAAAAGCAGTAAACTTAAATGGAGTCGTGTCAatgttcctttttctttccaggcAGAGGTGGCAAACCCAGGTCCAGAAAGTGAAAAGCCTGCCACAGTTTGTCTTCAGCCTCTGTGCTGCCTGAAGAGCCCTCCGCTGGTAAGGGAAGGAAAGTAAATGACATTTTAGCAAACAATCATTTGAattactatttattttttttgtccagtgtgGATCACCATCTGGTCGTAGGGGAAGCGGAGGACAAGAGCAAAGCCACATACCAGCAGCACTGTGGTGTTTACTTACTTGGCTCTAAGGCAACCTGAGAAGTGAGGCACTTTCAATGCTCCTCATTGCACACTTATCTTTATTCcaatcatttttttctcctattttctGACAGGAAGCAAGGAACAAAATCCACTTCCTGGGTCATGCAGCCAGGAACAAAATCTGCTTCCTTGTCATGCAGCTTGCAGTACTCTGTGCCATAAACAACTCAACTTGCGCACTGGTATGTTTCATGCCAAAACATTTTCTGCACAAAATGTTGACTAAGCTTTTTACTTACCGATCACTTTTTGTCTCAGGTCCAGGCATGGAgtaccactcgtcccactggccgaccactcgtcccactggccgaccactcgtcccactggccgaccactcgtcccactggccgaccactcgtcccactggccgaccactcgtcccactggccgaccactcgtcccactggccgaccactcgtcccactggccgaccactcgtcccactggccgaccactcgtcccactggccgaccactcgtcccactggccgaccactcgtc
This is a stretch of genomic DNA from Syngnathus typhle isolate RoL2023-S1 ecotype Sweden linkage group LG21, RoL_Styp_1.0, whole genome shotgun sequence. It encodes these proteins:
- the ascl1a gene encoding achaete-scute homolog 1a, giving the protein MELAPAACLFSAQSIPLSPSGKAAGTASAKRPRSSSPELLRCKRRLNFAAFGYSLPLQQPHAVARRNERERNRVKLVNNGFATLREHVPNGAANKKMSKVETLRSAVEYIRALQQLLDEHDAVSAAFQAGVLQASSPGLQAHGYATADMNSMAGSPVSSYSSDEVSYDPLSPEEQELLDFTNWF